One genomic segment of Microvirgula aerodenitrificans DSM 15089 includes these proteins:
- a CDS encoding RNA ligase RtcB family protein, whose product MGNCIQHLAAGVTLIAADNTWIDGDAVQQLHTTLTLPGMRHVAGMPDLHPGRGYPVGAAFFSLGRLYPALIGGDIGCGMALWTTDLDARKVSLDKLEKRLGNIDTPLDDDWQALVSTLAPPDTGFDPALGTIGGGNHFAELQRLDHIYQPAALEALQLDARQLLLLVHSGSRGLGQSILQQQVSQFGHRGLEQDSPACADYLARHATALHFAEANRELIARRMLARLHADGEPVLDIHHNLVVPATLGGEAGWLHRKGATPSSAGPVVIPGSRGDFSYLVAPRPSEDSLFSLAHGAGRKWMRSECKDRLARRFTPAQLSRTRLGSHVICRDKQLMYEEAPEAYKPIDSIIDALVQAGLVTVLARLRPVLTYKTHGECC is encoded by the coding sequence ATGGGCAATTGCATTCAGCATCTGGCCGCCGGCGTCACCCTGATCGCCGCGGACAACACCTGGATCGACGGCGACGCGGTCCAGCAACTTCATACCACCCTCACTCTGCCCGGCATGCGCCACGTTGCCGGGATGCCAGACCTCCACCCTGGCCGGGGCTATCCGGTAGGCGCCGCCTTTTTCTCGCTCGGCCGTTTGTACCCGGCCCTGATCGGCGGTGATATCGGCTGCGGCATGGCGCTGTGGACCACCGACCTCGATGCGAGGAAAGTCAGCCTCGACAAGCTGGAAAAACGGCTCGGCAATATCGACACCCCGCTCGACGACGACTGGCAAGCACTGGTGTCCACCCTCGCGCCGCCGGACACCGGGTTCGACCCGGCGCTGGGCACGATCGGCGGCGGCAACCATTTCGCCGAGCTGCAACGGCTGGACCACATCTACCAGCCGGCCGCGCTGGAGGCACTGCAGCTCGATGCGCGGCAACTGCTCCTGCTGGTGCACAGCGGCTCGCGCGGGCTTGGCCAGTCCATTCTGCAGCAACAGGTCAGCCAGTTCGGCCATCGCGGCCTGGAGCAGGACAGCCCGGCATGCGCGGACTATCTGGCCCGGCACGCCACCGCCCTGCACTTTGCCGAAGCAAACCGCGAACTGATTGCACGGCGCATGCTGGCACGTCTGCATGCAGACGGCGAACCGGTCCTGGACATCCACCACAACCTGGTAGTGCCGGCGACCCTTGGCGGCGAAGCCGGCTGGCTGCACCGCAAGGGCGCCACCCCGTCCAGTGCCGGGCCGGTGGTGATCCCGGGTTCACGCGGGGATTTCAGCTATCTGGTCGCCCCCCGGCCCAGCGAGGACAGTCTGTTCTCGCTGGCACATGGCGCCGGGCGCAAGTGGATGCGCAGCGAGTGCAAGGACCGGCTGGCCCGGCGCTTCACGCCTGCCCAGCTCAGCCGCACCAGACTGGGCAGCCACGTCATCTGCCGTGACAAGCAGTTGATGTACGAGGAAGCGCCCGAGGCGTACAAGCCGATCGACAGCATCATCGACGCGCTGGTTCAGGCCGGACTGGTCACGGTGCTGGCGCGCCTGCGCCCGGTACTGACCTACAAGACTCACGGGGAGTGCTGCTGA
- the bufB gene encoding MNIO family bufferin maturase, which produces MTQPRLGLPHLGFGVGLRNVHLSHIMQHGAGADWFEVISENFINHHGYARHVLDRLRETRPVVMHGVSLSIGSSDPLNRGYLAQLRQLADDIRPAWISDHLCWTGVASVNSHDLLPLPLTEESYRHVRQRVAAVQDFLGRPLVLENPSSYLQFRESTVPEWAFLARLAQDTGCGLLLDVNNVYVSAYNHGFDPEHYIRQLPADHIVQMHLAGPSDCGDILIDTHDHPVPSRVWELYLLAQRLCGGASTLLEWDADIPPYPALLAELDLARQLLQREAPHTLPGAGVPMT; this is translated from the coding sequence ATGACCCAGCCCCGGCTTGGCCTGCCCCATCTCGGCTTCGGCGTCGGTCTGCGCAATGTGCATCTGTCGCACATCATGCAGCACGGCGCCGGTGCGGACTGGTTCGAGGTCATCAGCGAGAACTTCATCAACCACCACGGCTATGCCCGTCATGTGCTGGACCGGCTGCGGGAGACGCGACCGGTGGTGATGCATGGCGTCTCGCTGTCGATCGGCAGCAGCGACCCGCTGAACCGGGGCTATCTGGCGCAGCTGCGCCAGCTGGCCGACGACATCCGCCCGGCATGGATTTCCGATCATCTGTGCTGGACCGGCGTGGCGTCGGTCAATTCGCACGACCTGCTGCCGCTGCCGCTGACCGAGGAAAGCTACCGCCATGTCCGGCAGCGGGTGGCGGCGGTGCAGGATTTCCTTGGCCGGCCGCTGGTGCTGGAGAATCCGAGCAGCTATCTGCAGTTTCGCGAATCCACCGTGCCGGAATGGGCATTCCTGGCCCGGCTGGCGCAGGACACCGGCTGCGGCCTGCTGCTGGACGTGAACAATGTGTACGTCTCGGCCTACAACCACGGTTTCGACCCGGAACACTATATCCGCCAGTTGCCGGCCGACCATATCGTGCAGATGCATCTGGCCGGCCCCAGCGATTGCGGCGATATCCTGATCGACACCCATGACCACCCGGTGCCGTCGCGGGTGTGGGAGCTGTATCTGCTGGCGCAGCGGCTGTGCGGTGGCGCCAGCACCCTGCTGGAATGGGATGCCGACATTCCGCCGTATCCGGCCCTGCTGGCCGAGCTGGATCTGGCACGGCAGCTGTTGCAACGCGAAGCGCCCCACACCCTGCCCGGCGCCGGAGTGCCCATGACATGA
- a CDS encoding type II toxin-antitoxin system HipA family toxin — MGGVPPRLDLYVGDQHPASERGFGVFLDSAPDRWGSKLIQRREVLKAKAVQRSPKLLSGLELMLGVHDFTRSGALRFCYPGGNFLDDDTTYAVPPVTSLKTLSAIALELDDDNAEDKPEYEHWLSILVAPGSSLGGTRPKAVFAERDHSLWLAKFPGRNDTHDWGLWEYLTHQLARKAGIDVPESELLSFGKGDHTFCVKRFDRNPAARRYPPSLLRY, encoded by the coding sequence ATGGGGGGAGTACCCCCTCGCCTTGACCTGTACGTCGGTGACCAACATCCGGCTTCAGAACGAGGTTTCGGCGTATTCCTGGACTCGGCGCCTGACCGCTGGGGCAGCAAACTGATTCAGCGCCGGGAAGTACTGAAGGCAAAAGCAGTACAGCGCAGCCCAAAGCTGCTATCGGGTCTGGAACTGATGCTCGGGGTTCACGACTTCACGCGTAGCGGTGCACTCCGGTTCTGCTACCCGGGGGGAAACTTTCTGGATGATGACACCACCTATGCAGTGCCCCCTGTCACCAGCCTGAAAACACTCTCTGCCATTGCCCTGGAGCTGGACGACGATAACGCGGAAGACAAACCGGAGTATGAACACTGGCTGAGCATACTGGTTGCGCCAGGTTCATCCCTGGGCGGCACACGGCCCAAGGCCGTCTTCGCGGAGAGGGACCACTCACTATGGCTGGCCAAGTTCCCGGGAAGAAATGACACTCATGACTGGGGCCTCTGGGAATATCTTACCCACCAGCTTGCACGCAAAGCCGGCATTGACGTCCCGGAGTCGGAATTGCTGTCGTTCGGGAAGGGCGACCATACCTTCTGCGTAAAACGGTTTGACCGCAATCCTGCTGCCCGACGCTACCCACCTTCACTCCTCAGGTACTGA
- a CDS encoding ferritin-like domain-containing protein has translation MEIPVLGNSITLVDDRSLDCLASDTSAVRAIVQAAVSVELFTIPLYMTTLYSIQGTHQINSKQLDYYQGRQWPGASASARPATDNQRAFNLIFSVFIQEMLHLQMAANLANAIGEQPDFTPAALVDKTGLGWRCYGPQHSVLPHIIDLKDTDTYRHVRVNLEALNDNQIALFRAIEQPEADARAELARQPPSVQEKYFPTVPFSGWTADKGVNDLPMFGTIGWMYECLAQYISIEYQDGETLWQKLFQADSVQQDMFNSHAQGSGHPMMEFPHFDTRFTAEDGLGVDTSFNKAIDMMSAITDQGEGSDIGIARYRRGLQLQVVQGKYREDFAALKVDYPSYTGSGDPAPSADAHARHDSSALTHFERFTALALLLPGVETWEQWHQRGNSWSASLLTNADYNPATAPANIPAPDAVAGALNRLKQDQTTMWPVLSKVSVGAIAGITTVLNDYWQHPGMDFPYPSMVGSGDRISLCWAVFGMAPDLSLDIGQRDPGTLYHACQGMSLDGSSGDSCAAIEIYHTCRGSNSCRAEGGCGFVQCDSDSGGGHSCSALAHRAPATGQAAQAMCGRSPTVDKGGQVLCGGPSPDADLYSAPGDNKCKSFGGCAVPISASQMFPRDGQMQLYDFAGPPYQSEPFGEPLDFAVGESVYDKAWQAYGEVMAQRGKTAGEPPAPTDLRLALPPST, from the coding sequence ATGGAAATCCCTGTCCTCGGCAACAGCATCACCCTGGTCGACGATCGCAGCCTGGACTGTCTGGCCAGCGACACGTCCGCCGTGCGCGCCATCGTGCAGGCAGCGGTCAGTGTCGAGCTGTTCACCATCCCGCTGTACATGACCACGCTGTACTCGATCCAGGGCACGCACCAGATCAACAGCAAGCAGCTGGACTACTACCAGGGCCGGCAATGGCCGGGGGCGTCAGCCAGCGCCAGGCCGGCCACCGACAACCAGCGCGCGTTCAACCTGATCTTCAGCGTGTTCATCCAGGAGATGCTGCACCTGCAGATGGCCGCCAACCTGGCCAACGCCATCGGTGAGCAGCCGGACTTCACCCCGGCGGCGCTGGTTGACAAGACCGGCCTCGGCTGGCGCTGCTACGGACCGCAGCACTCGGTGCTGCCGCACATCATCGACCTGAAAGACACCGACACCTACCGCCATGTCCGCGTGAACCTGGAAGCGCTGAACGACAACCAGATCGCACTGTTCCGCGCCATCGAACAGCCGGAGGCCGATGCCCGCGCCGAACTGGCCAGACAGCCGCCGTCGGTACAGGAAAAATACTTCCCGACCGTGCCGTTCAGTGGCTGGACAGCGGACAAGGGCGTCAATGACCTGCCGATGTTCGGCACCATCGGCTGGATGTACGAATGCCTGGCCCAGTACATCAGCATCGAATACCAGGACGGCGAAACCTTGTGGCAGAAACTGTTCCAGGCCGATTCGGTGCAGCAGGACATGTTCAACAGCCACGCCCAGGGCTCCGGCCATCCGATGATGGAGTTCCCGCATTTCGACACCCGATTCACCGCCGAAGACGGGCTGGGCGTCGATACCTCGTTCAACAAGGCCATCGACATGATGAGCGCCATCACCGACCAGGGTGAAGGCAGCGATATCGGCATTGCCCGCTATCGTCGCGGCCTGCAGCTGCAGGTGGTGCAGGGCAAGTATCGCGAGGACTTCGCCGCGCTGAAAGTCGACTACCCGTCCTATACCGGCAGCGGCGACCCGGCACCGTCCGCCGACGCCCATGCGCGGCACGACAGCTCGGCGCTGACCCATTTCGAACGCTTTACCGCACTGGCGCTGCTGTTGCCCGGCGTTGAAACCTGGGAACAGTGGCACCAGCGCGGCAACAGCTGGAGTGCCAGCCTGCTGACCAACGCCGACTACAACCCGGCCACCGCGCCGGCCAATATCCCGGCGCCGGATGCGGTGGCCGGTGCACTGAACCGGCTGAAGCAGGACCAGACCACGATGTGGCCGGTGCTGAGCAAGGTTTCGGTCGGCGCCATCGCCGGCATCACCACGGTGCTGAACGACTACTGGCAACATCCGGGCATGGATTTCCCGTATCCGTCCATGGTCGGCTCCGGCGACCGCATCTCGCTGTGCTGGGCCGTGTTCGGCATGGCGCCGGACCTGTCGCTGGATATCGGCCAGCGCGATCCGGGCACGCTGTATCACGCCTGTCAGGGCATGAGCCTGGACGGCAGCAGCGGCGACAGCTGTGCCGCCATCGAGATCTACCATACCTGTCGCGGTTCCAACAGCTGCCGGGCGGAAGGCGGCTGTGGCTTCGTGCAGTGCGACAGTGACAGCGGGGGTGGCCATTCCTGTTCGGCGCTGGCACACCGTGCGCCGGCCACCGGGCAGGCGGCGCAGGCAATGTGCGGGCGCTCGCCGACCGTGGACAAGGGCGGCCAGGTGCTGTGTGGCGGCCCGTCGCCGGATGCCGATCTGTACAGCGCGCCCGGCGACAACAAGTGCAAGAGCTTCGGTGGCTGTGCGGTGCCGATCTCGGCCTCGCAGATGTTCCCCAGGGACGGCCAGATGCAGTTGTACGACTTCGCCGGCCCGCCGTACCAGAGCGAACCGTTTGGCGAACCGCTCGATTTCGCCGTTGGCGAATCGGTGTACGACAAGGCCTGGCAGGCCTATGGCGAAGTCATGGCGCAGCGCGGGAAGACCGCCGGCGAGCCGCCGGCACCGACCGACCTGCGTCTGGCCCTGCCGCCGTCGACCTGA
- a CDS encoding HvfC/BufC N-terminal domain-containing protein, whose translation MSRSALMDSQYWLLTVMTASGGLEHGLTLAAARGAATGKDMIAAPPRGAIRDRLGVYHHGYWQRLLECLQADYPLLLRVLEAPLFGFFAHAYLARQPSRSPSMYDLGAGFADFLAASLPPQAPAAAHLPVELARLERAYTEALRAPGPENDHAPLADGLMLALAAGSELPLLAMPACVRPLALSLPLLPYWRQLQLDGPVPPAPEPAASYLAVARQHWRVALHPLDPWQYHLLQALNDGLDGPAALQRSATLSGQPLATLTVELLLWLPLAQQLGLLRLAG comes from the coding sequence ATGAGCCGAAGCGCATTGATGGACAGCCAATACTGGCTGCTGACGGTCATGACCGCCAGTGGCGGGCTGGAACATGGCCTGACCCTGGCCGCCGCCCGCGGCGCGGCAACCGGCAAGGACATGATCGCCGCCCCGCCGCGCGGCGCCATCCGCGACCGGCTTGGCGTGTATCACCATGGTTACTGGCAGCGGCTGCTGGAGTGCCTGCAGGCCGACTATCCGCTGTTGCTGCGGGTGCTGGAAGCGCCGCTGTTCGGGTTCTTTGCCCATGCCTACCTGGCGCGCCAGCCGTCACGTTCGCCCTCGATGTACGACCTTGGTGCCGGCTTTGCCGACTTCCTCGCCGCCAGCCTGCCGCCGCAGGCGCCCGCTGCCGCGCACTTGCCGGTGGAACTGGCCCGGCTGGAACGGGCCTATACCGAGGCGCTGCGCGCGCCCGGTCCCGAGAACGATCACGCGCCGCTGGCGGACGGGCTGATGCTGGCGCTGGCTGCCGGCAGCGAACTGCCGCTGCTGGCGATGCCGGCCTGCGTGCGGCCGCTGGCACTGTCGCTGCCGCTGCTGCCGTACTGGCGGCAACTGCAGCTGGACGGCCCGGTCCCGCCGGCCCCCGAGCCGGCCGCCAGCTATCTGGCGGTGGCCCGTCAGCACTGGCGGGTGGCACTGCACCCGCTCGACCCGTGGCAATACCATCTGCTGCAGGCACTGAATGACGGCCTGGACGGCCCTGCCGCCCTGCAGCGTTCGGCCACGCTCAGCGGGCAGCCGCTGGCGACGCTGACCGTCGAACTGCTGCTGTGGCTGCCGCTGGCGCAGCAACTGGGGCTGCTGCGGCTGGCGGGGTGA
- the prfH gene encoding peptide chain release factor H produces MILLQLSAAQGPAECCLAVARALACLQHEAAQAGIRTEQLEREDGEQPGTLRSVLLSLDGDGEDTLASRWEGTIQWICASPWRPRHPRKNWFIGVARCEAPSTTLADEIRFEATRSSGPGGQHVNKTESAIRATHVATGISVKVQTERSQHANKRLAMLLLAHKLACRDEEMNAAQRGLRRQLHRQVERGNPRRVFRGEGFVPLSS; encoded by the coding sequence ATGATCCTGCTGCAACTCTCTGCCGCGCAGGGGCCGGCCGAATGCTGCCTGGCCGTGGCCAGGGCACTGGCCTGCCTGCAACACGAAGCGGCGCAAGCCGGTATCCGCACCGAACAGCTCGAACGCGAGGACGGCGAACAGCCGGGCACGCTGCGCTCGGTCTTGCTGAGTCTGGATGGTGACGGGGAAGACACGCTGGCCAGCCGCTGGGAAGGCACGATCCAGTGGATCTGCGCCAGCCCGTGGCGTCCCCGTCATCCGCGCAAGAACTGGTTTATCGGTGTCGCACGCTGCGAAGCGCCGTCGACGACGCTGGCCGACGAGATTCGTTTCGAGGCCACGCGTTCGTCCGGCCCCGGCGGCCAGCATGTCAACAAGACCGAATCTGCCATCCGTGCCACCCACGTCGCGACCGGCATCAGCGTCAAGGTCCAGACCGAACGCAGCCAGCATGCAAACAAGCGACTGGCTATGCTGCTATTGGCGCACAAGCTCGCCTGCCGCGATGAGGAAATGAATGCCGCGCAGCGCGGCCTGCGCCGGCAACTGCATCGGCAGGTCGAGCGCGGCAATCCGCGGCGGGTGTTCAGGGGAGAAGGCTTTGTTCCCCTCTCATCCTGA
- a CDS encoding integrase core domain-containing protein — protein sequence RLQFIRPGKPVDNAHIESFNGRFREECLNQHVFRNLHDAKQKIEAWRQDYNAARPHSALGYLTPVEYREKNHPQPVLIANL from the coding sequence TTCGATTGCAATTCATTCGGCCGGGAAAGCCGGTAGACAATGCACATATCGAAAGCTTCAATGGCCGGTTTCGGGAAGAGTGTCTGAACCAGCATGTCTTTCGGAACCTGCATGATGCCAAGCAGAAAATCGAAGCCTGGCGCCAGGATTACAACGCCGCTCGGCCACATAGTGCGCTGGGCTACCTGACCCCGGTCGAATACCGGGAGAAAAACCACCCACAACCAGTCCTGATTGCTAATTTATGA
- a CDS encoding RHS repeat-associated core domain-containing protein gives MPTQADPATARRCQGTPTVTVVDARGLPVRTIRYNRTLDTDLPDECITRQTFTPPGWQATRLDARLGDAWQADPATPPNFRYACSLSGRVLQVCSQDAGDLHALYDIEGGVRLHQHGSRRLEQAFDLLHRRVTIRESTDGIDRISERLRYADRDAPAGSNLHGRVWQQYTPAGMIQMPAYGLTGQPLLSRQQFLLDAVVDSDWSGSDPATLGSALAEEIYTTRWSWNPLSQQRQSIDAAGNRLQQDYDISGRPAASALRLPGASTAQAVLSAIDYTAAGQVRSETAGNGVVTEYSYEPQTRRLAALVCHRPARSGRRATLQALTYGYDPVGNLLSLSDASQPTRFSANRRISPDSQYEYDALYQLHQAVGRENATASQQTSALTSPIVPLCTDDSLLSGYTRTHDYDRGGNLTAIHHNGASAYTLAMIVAQTSNRAVRQTGDLTPADIDGLFDACGNLLQLQPGQPLAWNTRNQLQRCTQVSRDGASDNYEDYRYDSQGRRAAKQTVTLTGGTIRRSRVLYLPGLQLRQTRQTVDGVDTLVESLQLVQLGNTGRQSVRLLHWDTGCPAGLANDQWRYSLDNQTGSSMIELDRQADIVTREEYYPYGGTAVWSVRSTVEADYKYLRYSGQERDASGLYDYGFRYYAPWLGRWLNPDPAGTVNGLNLYCMVGNNPVVNRDVNGLVFGKVLDRIKKGALPAVPVPGHTVNTTSLAFRDRRESVAGPGPGSNAAVAGNRFHRFLNLLQQEGAAPPAAADVQQQALASYASKHVNFEHFVPKMEEKYGLQLITNSGGGDCLLHALEGRNLGFEERIELRDQIAQSAATLLPGGRVSGDEIAMTLMQSLPGNDLTALALMEGRHQVSSDTLQAMIKTPGMYGGDIEIQAYTALPHTPDAVHVLTAEGSDRIEIRRHTPDDRLTIFRGPRTEAMPFVSLLLEQPDIPVIHLAGSHWQRAI, from the coding sequence ATGCCAACCCAAGCCGACCCCGCCACTGCCCGGCGCTGCCAGGGCACCCCCACGGTCACCGTTGTCGATGCACGCGGGCTGCCGGTGCGCACGATCCGCTACAACCGCACGCTGGATACCGACCTGCCGGATGAGTGCATCACCCGGCAAACCTTCACGCCGCCGGGCTGGCAGGCAACCCGTCTCGACGCCAGGCTGGGCGACGCATGGCAGGCTGATCCGGCAACGCCGCCCAATTTCCGCTATGCGTGCTCACTGTCCGGCCGCGTGCTGCAGGTCTGCAGCCAGGATGCCGGCGACCTGCACGCGCTGTACGACATCGAGGGCGGCGTCCGGCTGCACCAGCATGGCAGCCGACGACTCGAGCAGGCGTTCGACCTTCTGCACCGACGGGTCACGATTCGTGAAAGCACTGATGGTATCGACCGGATCAGCGAGCGCCTGCGCTACGCCGACCGCGATGCCCCGGCCGGCAGCAATTTGCATGGCCGGGTCTGGCAGCAGTACACGCCGGCCGGCATGATACAGATGCCAGCCTACGGTCTGACCGGCCAGCCGCTGCTCAGCCGGCAGCAGTTCCTGCTCGACGCGGTAGTGGACAGCGACTGGTCCGGCAGCGATCCGGCAACCCTGGGATCCGCGCTGGCGGAAGAGATCTACACGACGCGCTGGAGCTGGAATCCGCTGTCCCAGCAGAGGCAGAGCATCGATGCGGCGGGCAACCGGTTGCAGCAGGACTATGACATCTCGGGCCGACCGGCCGCCAGTGCATTGCGGCTCCCCGGTGCAAGCACCGCGCAAGCCGTTTTGTCCGCCATCGACTATACCGCTGCCGGCCAGGTCCGTTCCGAGACGGCCGGCAACGGCGTCGTCACCGAGTACAGCTACGAGCCGCAGACCCGGCGGCTTGCGGCGCTGGTCTGCCACCGGCCGGCACGGTCGGGGCGCCGCGCCACACTGCAGGCACTGACGTACGGCTACGACCCGGTTGGCAATCTGCTCTCGCTCTCGGATGCCAGCCAGCCCACCCGGTTCTCCGCCAACCGTCGCATCAGCCCCGACAGCCAGTATGAATACGACGCCCTGTACCAGCTTCATCAGGCTGTCGGCCGGGAAAATGCCACGGCCAGCCAGCAGACTTCGGCATTGACATCCCCGATCGTCCCGCTGTGCACCGACGACAGTCTGCTCAGTGGTTACACCCGGACCCATGACTATGATCGCGGCGGCAACCTGACCGCGATCCACCATAACGGCGCCAGCGCCTATACGCTGGCAATGATCGTGGCGCAAACCTCGAACCGCGCCGTCCGCCAGACCGGCGACCTGACGCCCGCAGACATCGACGGCCTTTTCGATGCGTGTGGAAACCTGCTGCAGCTGCAGCCGGGCCAGCCGCTGGCCTGGAATACCCGCAACCAGTTGCAGCGCTGCACGCAGGTGTCCCGTGACGGCGCCAGCGACAATTACGAAGACTACCGGTACGACAGCCAGGGACGGCGGGCGGCAAAGCAGACCGTCACCCTGACCGGCGGGACGATCCGCCGCAGCCGGGTTCTCTATCTGCCCGGGCTCCAGCTCCGCCAGACGCGGCAAACCGTGGACGGTGTCGACACCCTGGTCGAAAGCCTGCAGCTGGTGCAGCTGGGCAATACCGGTCGCCAGTCGGTGCGCCTGCTGCACTGGGATACGGGATGCCCTGCCGGTCTCGCCAACGACCAGTGGCGCTACAGCCTCGACAACCAGACCGGTTCCTCCATGATCGAGCTGGACCGGCAGGCCGACATCGTCACCCGCGAGGAATACTATCCCTATGGAGGTACGGCAGTCTGGTCGGTCCGCAGCACCGTCGAGGCCGATTACAAATACCTTCGCTACTCGGGACAGGAACGCGATGCCAGCGGCCTGTACGACTACGGTTTCCGCTACTACGCCCCGTGGCTGGGCCGTTGGCTGAATCCGGATCCGGCCGGCACGGTGAACGGACTGAACCTGTACTGCATGGTGGGAAACAATCCGGTCGTCAACCGTGACGTGAATGGTCTGGTATTCGGCAAGGTGCTGGACAGGATCAAAAAGGGCGCGCTCCCGGCAGTGCCGGTTCCGGGCCATACCGTCAACACCACTTCGCTGGCGTTCCGGGACAGGAGGGAGAGCGTGGCCGGCCCCGGTCCCGGCAGCAATGCAGCAGTGGCAGGCAATCGCTTCCACCGGTTTCTGAATCTGCTGCAACAGGAAGGGGCGGCTCCGCCGGCAGCAGCGGACGTACAGCAACAGGCGCTGGCCAGCTATGCCAGCAAGCACGTCAACTTCGAACATTTCGTCCCGAAGATGGAGGAAAAATACGGTCTGCAACTGATCACCAACAGCGGAGGTGGCGACTGTCTGCTGCATGCACTGGAGGGGCGGAACCTCGGGTTCGAGGAACGCATCGAGCTGCGGGACCAGATCGCACAATCCGCCGCCACCCTGCTCCCTGGCGGGCGGGTCTCCGGTGACGAAATCGCCATGACGCTGATGCAGTCGCTGCCCGGCAACGATCTCACGGCCCTCGCCCTGATGGAAGGCCGCCACCAGGTATCGTCCGACACGCTGCAGGCAATGATCAAGACCCCGGGCATGTACGGCGGCGACATCGAGATCCAGGCCTACACCGCCCTTCCCCATACGCCGGACGCCGTCCATGTGCTGACAGCAGAAGGCAGCGACCGGATTGAAATCCGCCGGCATACTCCCGACGACCGCCTGACGATCTTCAGGGGCCCCCGGACAGAAGCGATGCCGTTCGTCTCCTTGCTGCTGGAGCAGCCGGATATTCCGGTGATCCATCTGGCCGGTTCCCACTGGCAGCGAGCGATCTAG
- a CDS encoding flavin reductase family protein, translating to MSRSPFPLSRVYGLLEPGPVLLLSTAHQGRANVMTLSWHTMMEFEPPLVGCVVSDRDFSFAALKATRQCVLNIPTVELAQKVVDCGNCSGRDTDKFATLGLTPLPAEQVAAPLVAECYASLECRVVDTRLVNRYGFFVLEVVQAWLDADRKDPRTLHHRGYGAFMQAGETIQLPSKMR from the coding sequence ATGTCCAGATCCCCCTTCCCGCTGTCCCGCGTCTATGGCCTGCTCGAACCCGGTCCGGTGCTGCTGCTCAGTACCGCGCACCAGGGCCGGGCCAATGTCATGACCCTGTCGTGGCATACCATGATGGAGTTCGAGCCGCCGCTGGTGGGCTGCGTCGTCAGCGACCGCGACTTCAGCTTTGCCGCGCTGAAAGCCACCCGGCAGTGCGTGCTGAATATCCCGACGGTGGAGCTGGCACAGAAGGTCGTGGACTGCGGCAACTGCTCGGGCCGCGATACCGACAAGTTCGCCACCCTCGGCCTGACGCCGCTGCCGGCGGAGCAGGTCGCCGCACCGCTGGTCGCCGAGTGCTACGCCAGCCTGGAATGCCGGGTGGTCGATACCCGGCTGGTGAACCGCTACGGCTTCTTCGTGCTCGAGGTCGTGCAGGCCTGGCTGGATGCCGACCGCAAGGACCCGCGCACGCTGCACCATCGCGGCTACGGGGCGTTCATGCAGGCCGGGGAAACGATCCAGTTGCCGTCGAAAATGCGGTAA